In Tachysurus fulvidraco isolate hzauxx_2018 chromosome 3, HZAU_PFXX_2.0, whole genome shotgun sequence, a single window of DNA contains:
- the scgn gene encoding secretagogin: protein MDCALDQLDATGFLRIWQHFDADDNGYIEGKELDAFFRHLLMKLGPGDKITEERVQQVKARFMSAYDVTADGRLQIQELANMILPEEENFLLLFHREAPLDNSVEFMKIWRKYDADSSGYISAAELRNFLKDLFDQHKKELSTNKLDEYTDTMMNIFDKNKDGRLDLTDLARILALQENFLLQFQIDANTLNERKRDFEKIFTHYDVSKTGALEGPEVDGFVKDMMELVRPSISGPELDQFRVMLLNHCDMNKDGKIQKNELALCLGMKPKP from the exons ATGGACTGTGCTCTGGACCAACTGGACGCTACAGGATTTCTGCGCATCTGGCAACACTTCGATGCCGATG ATAACGGCTACATCGAGGGGAAGGAGCTGGACGCGTTTTTCCGGCATCTTCTGATGAAGCTTGGACCTGGG GATAAGATAACGGAGGAGAGAGTGCAGCAGGTGAAGGCGAGGTTCATGTCGGCCTACGACGTGACAGCTGATGGTCGTCTGCAGATCCAGGAA CTCGCCAATATGATCTTACCAGAAGAAGAAAACTTCCTGTTGCTCTTCCACCGTGAAGCTCCTCTGGACAACAGCGTGGAGTTTATGAAG ATCTGGAGGAAGTATGACGCAGATAGCAGTGGGTACATATCTGCAGCCGAGCTAAGG AATTTCTTGAAGGATCTCTTTGACCAGCACAAAAAGGAATTGTCCACGAACAAGCTGGATGAATACACAGACACCATg ATGAATATATTTGACAAGAACAAAGATGGCCGCTTGGATCTGACTGATTTAGCTCG AATCCTTGCTCTCCAGGAGAACTTCCTGTTGCAGTTCCAGATAGAC GCGAACACTCTGAATGAGAGAAAGCGAGACTTTGAAAAAATCTTCACTCATTATGATGTT AGTAAAACTGGTGCTCTGGAGGGACCTGAGGTGGATGGATTCGTCAAGGACATGATGGAGCTGGTCAGG ccaaGTATCTCCGGTCCAGAGTTGGACCAGTTCAGGGTCATGCTGCTGAATCACTGCGACATGAATAAAGATGGAAAGATCCAGAAGAACGAGCTGGCGCTGTGTTTAGGGATGAAACCTAAACCTTAG